The Desulfobulbus propionicus DSM 2032 DNA segment GCTAGCGGGTGGATTTCAGCGCTTCCGTTTGATAATGGGTAATGATCGGCAGGATGATATCGTCCAGCATGCCGGCCATCACCTGATCCAAACGGTACAGGGTGAGATTGATCCGATGATCGGTGACCCGCCCCTGGGGGAAGTTATAGGTGCGGATGCGCTCGCTGCGATCGCCCGAACCCACCTGGCTTTTCCGTTCCTCGGAAATGCGGTCGTGCCGCTCCTGCTCCATCTTGTCCAACAGACGGGCTCGCAGGACTTGCAACGCCTTGGCCTTGTTCTTGTGTTGGGATTTTTCGTCCTGACAGGTGACCACCAGGCCGGTGGGCAGGTGGGTCACGCGGACAGCGGAATCGGTGGTGTTGACCGATTGGCCGCCGGGGCCGGAAGAACGATAGACATCGAACTTCAGCTCATTGGGTTCAATGTGCAGATCGACCTCTTCCGCTTCGGGTATAATGGCCACGGTCACCGCCGAGGTATGGATCCGCCCCTGGGTTTCGGTATCGGGCACACGCTGCACCCGATGGACACCGGATTCGTATTTCAACCGGGAATAGACCTGGGTGCCGCTCACCAAGGCGATCAGTTCCTTAAAGCCGCCGATACCGATGGGATTGGAACTCATCACCTCGACCTTCCAGCCCTGCATCTCGGCATAGCGGCTGTACATGCGAAAGAGATCAGCCACAAACAGCGCCGCCTCGTCGCCGCCCGTTCCCGCTCTGATTTCAAGAAAGATGTTCTTGTCGTCATTCGGATCCTTGGGCAGCAGACGGATCCGGATGGCTTGTTCCAGTTCGGTCTGCTTGACGACAAGCTCCTCTATCTCGGCCTTGGCCAATTCCACCAGATCGGGATCGTCCTGCTCGGTGCGGATCAGTTCCTGATTGCCAGCGATCTGAGCGCGGACATTGGTGTAAGCGGCATAGAGTTCGGCGATCTTGGCCACGTTGGCATGTTCACGGACGATTTCCCGATACCGCTGCTGATCGCTCACCAGTTGCGGGTCAGCGAGCTGCCGCTCAAGCACACCCAGCTTTTCGTCAATATCGCGCAGATTGTCAAACATGCTTGATTGCGTTGGGAAAAAGAAAATCCCTCATGACCACGGGCTTCGTCGCCTCCTATCTTGTCCATCGCTGCCCGGCAGCACGGAAAAAACAGAAGGGCGCAACGCCCGTGATCAGGAGGGCTGGAAAGAAAGGATGACCGGGGTGGTTATTTTTTCTTGCTGCCCTGGTAGCCGGCATATTTTTTCTTAAATTTCTCAATCCGGCCAGCTGTGTCCACCAGTTTCTGCTTGCCAGTGAAAAAAGGATGGCAGGCGGAACAGATCTCAACCCGAATCTCGCTGTTCACCGAACCAAGCTCGATTTCATTGCCACAGGCGCACAGTGCCTTGATTTTATGATATTCTGGATGGGTATCTGGTTTCATGGGTCGTACTCCTTCTGAAAGGTTATCCACAAGAAAATTTGCTCAAAAGAATGGCAATATATCTTTTTTCGTCACTTCTTGAAAGAAAAAACAAATCCTAGCGATTCATGGAGGCAAAAAACTCCTGATTGGTCTTGGTCTGGCTCATCTTGTCCAAAAGAAACTCCATGGCATCGGCGGGATTCATGGACGAGAGCAGTTTGCGGAGTATCCAGATCCGGTTCAGATCTTCGGGAGGCAGCAGCAGATCTTCCTTGCGGGTTCCGGACTTCTGGATATCGATGGCCGGGTAGATGCGGCGGTTGGCCATTTTCCGATCCAGCACGATTTCCATGTTGCCCGTTCCCTTGAACTCCTCGAAAATCACCTCGTCCATACGGCTGCCGGTGTCGATCAGGGCGGTGGCGAGGATGGTCAGGCTCCCTCCCTCCTCGACGTTGCGTGCCGCGCCGAAAAACCGTTTCGGTCGGTGCAGGGCATTGGCCTCGACACCACCGGAGAGAATCTTGCCCGAGGCCGGCGTTACCGTGTTGTAGGCGCGGGCCAGCCGGGTGATCGAATCGAGCAGGATAACCACGTCTTTTTTATGCTCGACCAACCGCTGGGCCTTCTGGATGACCATCTCCGCCACTTGAATATGGCGCTGCGGCGGTTCGTCGAAGGTCGAACTGACCACCTCGGCATCGACACTGCGCTTCATGTCGGTCACCTCTTCCGGGCGCTCGTCGATCAACAGCACGATTAAAATAATCTCTTTGTGATTGGTGACGATGGAGTTGGCGATCTTCTGCATCAGCACGGTCTTGCCGGTACGGGGCGGCGCGACGATCAGGCCGCGTTGTCCCTTGCCCAACGGCGCGGTGATGTTCAAAACCCGCATGGACAGGTTGTCCGGCGTGGTCTCCAGATTGATCAACTTATCGGGATGCAACGGTGTCAGGTTGATGAAAGCGGTTTTATTTTTCGCCGCTTCCGGCAACTCATAATTGATGGTATCCACCTTGAGCAGGGCGAAATACCGTTCGTTGTCCTTGGGCGCACGCACCTCGCCCTCGACACTGTCACCGGTTCGCAGGTTGAGCCGGCGGATCTGCGACGGCGACACGTAGATATCATCCGGACCGGGCAAATAATTGTAGTCCGGAGCACGAAGAAAACCGAATCCATCCTGGAGGATTTCAAGCACGCCGCTGCCTCGCAACTTGCCGTCCTCGTCGGCCTGCTCTTTGAGGATGGCAAAAATCAGCTCCTGCTTGGTCATATTGCTGTACCCCTCGATATTGAGCGATGCAGCAAGGCTGACAAGTTCCTTTATTTTCTTGTTCTTCAACTCGGTTGGATTCATTGACCGGTCATT contains these protein-coding regions:
- the prfA gene encoding peptide chain release factor 1, with the protein product MFDNLRDIDEKLGVLERQLADPQLVSDQQRYREIVREHANVAKIAELYAAYTNVRAQIAGNQELIRTEQDDPDLVELAKAEIEELVVKQTELEQAIRIRLLPKDPNDDKNIFLEIRAGTGGDEAALFVADLFRMYSRYAEMQGWKVEVMSSNPIGIGGFKELIALVSGTQVYSRLKYESGVHRVQRVPDTETQGRIHTSAVTVAIIPEAEEVDLHIEPNELKFDVYRSSGPGGQSVNTTDSAVRVTHLPTGLVVTCQDEKSQHKNKAKALQVLRARLLDKMEQERHDRISEERKSQVGSGDRSERIRTYNFPQGRVTDHRINLTLYRLDQVMAGMLDDIILPIITHYQTEALKSTR
- the rpmE gene encoding 50S ribosomal protein L31 — protein: MKPDTHPEYHKIKALCACGNEIELGSVNSEIRVEICSACHPFFTGKQKLVDTAGRIEKFKKKYAGYQGSKKK
- the rho gene encoding transcription termination factor Rho: MNPTELKNKKIKELVSLAASLNIEGYSNMTKQELIFAILKEQADEDGKLRGSGVLEILQDGFGFLRAPDYNYLPGPDDIYVSPSQIRRLNLRTGDSVEGEVRAPKDNERYFALLKVDTINYELPEAAKNKTAFINLTPLHPDKLINLETTPDNLSMRVLNITAPLGKGQRGLIVAPPRTGKTVLMQKIANSIVTNHKEIILIVLLIDERPEEVTDMKRSVDAEVVSSTFDEPPQRHIQVAEMVIQKAQRLVEHKKDVVILLDSITRLARAYNTVTPASGKILSGGVEANALHRPKRFFGAARNVEEGGSLTILATALIDTGSRMDEVIFEEFKGTGNMEIVLDRKMANRRIYPAIDIQKSGTRKEDLLLPPEDLNRIWILRKLLSSMNPADAMEFLLDKMSQTKTNQEFFASMNR